GGGCGATCGCGCCGTCGCGGCCCACCGTGATCGGCGGCAGGGTCTCGGCCGCCCCGGTCGGCGGCGCGAGGGCGCCCGTACCGCTCACGGACGTCGAGCGCGCTCCGAACAGGCCCACTCCGACCTCGTAGATCGAGATGTCCAGCACGTCGCCGGGACCCAGCAAGTCGGCGGAACCGTCGGCGCCCCGCCCGACCAGGCTGGCCGGGCCGGCGGCCGCCGACGACAGGCTCGCCACGGCGGCGGCGTCGATGTCGACGATGCTGAAGTCGCCGGACTGGCGCTGGGCGGCGCCGATCGCGTCGGCCGTCGGCCCGCTGGACGGCAGGCTGGCGCAGGCGCCGAGCACGGCGAGCATGGGCGCCAGGCTCAGGAAGCCGGCGATGCGGGTCCAGGACCGCGAGGATGAGATCACGGGACGTCTCCGGAAAGGGGCGCGCCGCGCAGGCGGGACGCGGCGGGATCGAGCAGTCGAGCGTGCAGGGCGGCCAGGCGGTCCTGGTAGGCGTCCAGCGAGAACAGGGCCGCGCGCTCGCGGCCGGCCGCGCCCAGTCGGGCGCGCAGGGCGTCGTCGCCGTCCAGTTCGCGCAGGGCGCCGGCCATGGCGGCGACGTCGTAGGGATCGACCAGACGTCCGGCCGCGCCGACCACCTCCGGCAGGGCGGCGGTGTCGCCCGCCATCACCGGCGCGCCCAGCGTCATGGCCTCCAGCGCCGGCAGGCCGAAGCCTTCGTAGAGCGAGGGGAACAACACCGCCCGCGCGCCCTGGACCAGGGTCCGCAGATGATCGGCCGGCAGGTAGTCGATCCGCCGGATCCGCTCCGCGCCGGGCAGGCGCGCGCCGTACGCGCCGTCCAGCAGCCGCAGCTCCTCGTCGGCCAGCCAGGCCCGCGGCCCCACCAGCACCAGCGGCGTCGCGGTCTCGGCGGCCAGATAGGCCTCGATCAGCCGGCCGACGTTCTTCTTGGGCTCGATGGCGCCGAAGAACAGGAAATAGCCCTGGGGCTGGAGGTCGAACAGCGTGCGCAGCCGCGCGGTCAGCGCCGTCGCGTCCAGCGGAGCCGGCGCCAGGCTGGACTGGTAGGTGTTGGTCACCCGGCCGGGATCGACGGAAAACAGGTCGAGAATGTCGCGCCGCGAGGCCTCGGACACCGTGACCACATGGTCGGCCGTGGCCAGGCACCGGCGGATCAGCCGCTCGTGATAGGCCTTGTCGTCCAGCGTCGTGAACGGCAGGCGCAGCGGCACCAGGTCGTGCACGGTGTAGACGTTCAGCGCCCCTTCCAGCCGCAGAGGCAGCGGGTAGGTCCAGTGCATGATCGCCGGCGGATCGGGCAGGCGGACGGTCATGAAGCGGCCGTAGCGGCGGAAATGGCGCGCGCCGAGATGGAAGAGACCGCCCAGGGTGAACAGGCGATCGAACGCCGGCAACCGCTGGGCCAGGCCCTCGCGCACCACCCTGCCCGCGACCGGGATCTCCAGCGGCTCGCGCGCGCCGGGCGACAGGAAGACGCGCCGCGCGGCCTGGCGCAGGGTGACCTTTCCGCCCGCCTCCCGCCCCGCGCCTTCGGCCAGGCGGGCGAAGAACAGGGTCTCGCGCAGGGGCTCGGGCGTGCGCTTGGGCACGTCCAGGCCGTAGATCACGTCGATCGAGCGGCCCAGCCCGCGCAGGGCGTGACTCAGAACCCGGCCGTACGTCGCCACCCCCGTGCCGCGCGGCAGAGCCAGGTTGAACCCATCCAGGCCGACCCGCACGTCAGGCCCAGCTTCTACGACCAAGACCATAGACCTTCATGTTCTGGAATATATTTCCAATAATTAAGTCTATGATCGATACCGCCTCTCGTATTGAAGTAATTATTCGTGAATTTCTGCAAATTTTAGCTAAATTATATTGACATGATTGAAGTGAAAATTCGATATTCGCCGTGAAATCACGGACAAGATCGACATGATCTCCCTCATCGACATCAACAAGATCTATCATGGGCGGAACCTGACCAAGCAGGTGCTGCACGACGTCAGCTTCACCGTGCGCCCCGGCGACGCCCTGGGCGTGTGCGGCGCCAACGGCGCGGGCAAGTCGACCCTGCTGCGGCTGATCGCCGGCGTCGAACACCCCTCGTCCGGCCGGGTGCGACGCGAGATGTCGGTGTCCTGGCCGCTGGGCTATTCCAGCTGCTTCCAGAGCAGCCTGACCGGCGCGGACAACGCCCGCTTCATCGCGCGCATCTACCGCCGGCCGATCGACGATCTGCTGGCCTTTGTCGACGATTTCGCCCAGCTGGGACGCTACTTCCACCAGCCGGTGAAGACCTATTCCGCCGGCATGGCCGCGCGCCTGGCCTTCGCCGTGTCGCTGGCCATCGACTTCGACTGCTACCTGGTGGACGAGATCACCGGCGTCGGCGACGAGCGGTTTCGCGACCGCTGTCAGCAGGCCCTGACGAGCCGCCGCGCGGCCGGCACCCTGGTGATGGTCTCGCACAACGCCGACACCCTGCGCAGCCACTGCAGCCGCGGCGCGGTGATCCAGGACGGCCAGGTTCGACTCTACGACTCGATCGACGAGGCGATCGAGGTTCATCGCCATGCCCAGCGGACGGCGGCCTGAGCGCGCCGCGCGGCGACGCATCCAGCGGCCCACGCGCGCGAATATCTTGTCGACCGCCCAAGCCACGCCAGACCAACCACCACCCCAGGGCGCGCCGAACAGGCCGCCGCCAAGCCTGGACATGGCCTCGAACGCGCCCTCCGCGCACCTGTGGGTTTCCACAGGCTCCGCGCGATCGCCGCGCGCGGAATGGCGGCCGCGGGATTGATCCGACCGACAAAAACCAGCCCGACAATTGCAGGTTGCACGGCGTCAGTCCCGAAAGAGCACACGCCATGCCGCCCAGCCGTCGCCGCCCGTTCCGCGCCTTCGCCAAGACCGAGACCGGCGGGGCGGCCGTGGAGAACGCGTTGATCTTGAGCCTGACGGCGGTGATGCTCTATTCGCTGAAGACCACCACCGGCGTCGCGGCGCTGATCAAGCCGCTGCAGCAGGCCGTGGCCACGCTGGTGCGGGCCCTGGGCTAGGCGCGAACGCGCTAAGCGGTCGGCCGCCAGCCCTGGGCGATGAACAGGATCTGCTTGTCCATCAGCGCCGACAGCTCGGCCGCGTTCGCCTGGCGGCAGGCGGCCAGGCGGTAGTTCCAGGCATAGGCGGCCTTGAGCACCTCGATGGCCAGCTCGGGGTCGAGGTCGGCGCGGACGTCGCCGCGCTCCACGCCGCTGGCCAGCACCTCGCGCAGCATCTGGGTCAGCGGCTCGTTGCGACCGAACGGCGTGATGCCGGGGTCTTGGCTCGAGCTGTACGAGGCCGCGATGTGGGCCAGGAACAGCTTCACCCGCCGGGTTTCATATTCGTAGTGGATGGCGAAGATCGAGCACAGCCGGTCGGCGGTCGAGCCGCGCAGGAACGGCACGACGCGGTCGAACTCGGCATAGAGTTCGCCCAGACGCTTATCCATGACATGGCTCAGCACCTCGGCCTTGGAGGCGAAGGTGGTGAAGACGCTGCCGACCGAGACCCCCGCCCGTTCGGCGATCGCCCGAATGGTGGTCTCTTCGTAGCCCGTCTCGTTGAACAGATCGCGCGCGGCCTCGAGGACCTTCTCGCGCGTCGCCTGCTTCTGATCGTCTCTTACGCCCACGCACTGTCCCCCCGGATCTTGCGTCGCTTATTTGAAATCCGCCGACGGACGCCCTGAGAAGGAGCGTCCGCCCTCGACCCTGACCTTACGCGCGAGCGCCGGCCAGGATGACCTTCAGTTGATCCGAAAGCCGCGACAGCAGCGCCTCAACCGACCAGGCGTCGAAAATGGCCCGGCGGTAGTTGGCCACATACACGTCCCAGATGATCTCGGCGAGCAGCTTAACGTCCGCGTCCTTTTTCAGTTCACCGCGTTCTGTCCCGCGGGTCAGCACGCCGTTCAGCAGGGCGAAGATGTGCTTGAGGTGGCCGCGGTTGCGGCGCTCGGCGGTTTCCGACCGGGTCCAGGAGACGGCGATGCTGGCTTGCAGCAGCGGCAGTTGCTCGACGTGGAAGCCGTAGGCGACGGCGAACATGCCGATGACGCCTTCTTCGACGCTCGTGGCGTTCACGCCGGCCTGCTTCATCTGGGCGTAGATGACTTCGTAGTCGGCGGTCAGGATCTCGTCGAACAGCTCGCTCTTGTCCGAGAAGCTGGCGAACACCGCGCCCGTCGACATGCCGGCGGCCTGGGCGATGTCGCGGATGGTTGCGCCTTCATAGCCCCGCTCGGTGAACAGGCGGCGGGCGGCCGACAGGACGCGTTCGCGCGTGCGCTGCTTGGCCAGGGCCCGGCGGGTCAGCTTGACCGGGGTTTCGGTCGGGGACTCGATGTTCAGGGATACAAAGCTCATTCCACAGTCTCCAGGCGAGCAAGCGCGGCTTCGGCGCGCTTCTCGAATTCATTGCAGTATTCATCGACGACGTTGGTGAGAACGTCGGCGTAACGGCGCGCCAGGGCGCGTCCGTCCTGCGCGGCGTCGCGCAGGTCAGCGATCAGTTGGCGGACTTCCGCCATGGCGTCTTCGCGCTCGGACGCGGAGAAGTCGGCGACGGTGGCGCAAGCGCTCTGTGCCATTCAGGTTTCTCCTGCCTCCCCGCTGGGAAAGGGCGCTGACATGACCTGCGGTGAGGAGTTGATCATGTTCAACGAACGCGTACTAGAATTTGAAGGTGGCGCGTTTATCCCCTGCCGCAAGGGCACGCAACCTAAAAACTGAACCAAAATCGCCGAACGGCAGCGTTTCCGTCATGTATGGTACCGCTAGCGCGCGGTCACTGCGACAAATGCACTCAACGAACAGAGTCGGCGAATCTCGATATGGAACGCGAAACGTCGCCGTCGGAAGGCGTGGCGCGCGCGATTCCACGGTCGGTCTGGTCAAGCCTGGACCGAGGGCCTACCTTTTGCCCTCATGACTCACCTGTTCGACTTCCTGATCCCGATCGTGCTGGGCGCGGTCCTGATCACCCTCTGCATCGGCATCTTCGCCCTGTTCAAGGGCGGCGATTTCGGACGCTCCTATTCCAACAAGCTGATGCGCCTGCGCGTGGCGCTGCAGTTCCTCGCCGTTCTGGTGCTGGTCGCCGCCTTCTGGTGGAAAAGTCACTGATCGACGAACGGCGCTCTCTCAATGAGCGAGTGAAACAGAAGGTTGCGCCACTGGCGCTAGGACAACTTGCCCTAGGACATTTTGGCCCAACGCGCCCAGGTAGAGGAGCCGAGCGATGGTCACGCTGAACCGCATCTACACCCGCACCGGCGACAAGGGCCTGACGCGGCTGTCCACCGGCCAGCCGGTCAGCAAGGCCAGCTTGCGCGTCGAGGCCTATGGCGGGGTCGACGAGACCAACGCCTTCATCGGCGTCGCGCGCCAGCACACCAAGGCCGACGTCGAACTCGACGCCTTGCTGGAGCGGATCCAGAACGACCTGTTCGACCTGGGCGCGGATCTGGCCACCCCCGAGCAGAACGAAAAGCCCGCATGGGAGCCGCTGCGGATCGTCGACAGCCAGGTCGAGCGGCTAGAGCGCGAGATCGACGCGATGAACGCGCGGCTCTCGCCCCTGACCTCGTTCGTCCTGCCCGCCGGCAGCCCCGCCTCGGCCGCCCTGCACGTGGCCCGCACCGTCTGCCGCCGCGCCGAGCGCAAGGTGGTGGAGCTGATGGGCGTGGAAGAAGAGATCGTGTCGGACGCGGCGCTGAAGTACCTCAACCGCCTGTCGGACCTGCTGTTCGTCGCCTCGCGCCGCGCCAACGACGACGGGGCGGCGGATGTGCTGTGGAAGCCGGGGGCGACGCGGTAGACGATAAGCCGAACCTCTCCTGCCCCCTCACGCTTCACGTCGTCTTTTCGCCATCGACCCGACGCGAAGCGCTGACACGGGTCGGATGCACCGACACGTTGGCGGTCAGCATGGGGAGCTCAGCCGGGGTCCGATAGAGCAGCCCGAAAAGCGTGCCCTTGACGGCGATTCAACCTAAAGAAAACCCATAACGACGTCGCGCCCGCCCCGGAGACCCGATCTTGGCCGACTACCAGCCGCGCGACCTGAACGCCCTGGAGAAGGCGGTCAACGACGCCGCCGGCAAGGTATCGGTGCTCTGGACCAGCTTCACCGTGTTGGGCCTGTATGTGGTGATCACCACGGCGTCGGTGACGCATCGCGACCTATTGCTGAACACGCCGATCCGGATGCCGGTCCTGGCCGTGGACCTGCCCGTGAACGGCTATTTCGTGGTCGCGCCCCTGATCTATTTCGTCTTCCACCTGTACCTGTCACTGCAGTTGCTGCTGCTGACCCGCAAGGTCGACACCTTCCAGATGGTGCTGAGGCGCACGGCGCAGTTGGAGGCTGATCGCGTCATCGCCCGCCAGCGGCTGGACGCCTTTCCGTTCGTCCAACTGATGGCTCGAGAGGATCGAACCGATCGCAGCCCATTGCGGATGCTGCTGGTCCTGATCTGCGCCATCACCGGAACCCTGGCCCCGCTGCTGGTCCTGATCCAGCTGCAGCTGGCCTACCTGCCCGCTCATCAGGCCTGGATTACCTGGCTGCAGCGCGGCTGCATCGCCATCGACCTGCTGCTGGTCTGGGCGGTGTGGATCAACATCGGGCCGGACACCGCCCCCACGCGTCGACGGATCCTGCGCGCGGTCGCCGCCCTGCCCACCTTGGCCGTCCTGATCTTCAGCGTGGGCCTGGCGACGTTTCCCGGCGAGATCGTCTACGACAACGTCGTGGCCCGTGCGCTCGACGCCGGCATGGCGGCGATGACGGCCGACAAGGTGAAGCTGTCGCGGCTTCTGTTCGAGGGGGATTTCGACGCCGCCAGCGCGCGGTCCACGAGCCTGTTCGCCAACCGCCTGATGCTGGCCGAAGCCCGCCTTTCGGACCCCGCCAAGCCCCTGTCCCTACGCGGCCGCGACCTGAGCAACGCGATCTTCCGTCGCGCCGACCTGCGCGGCGCCGACTTCAGCGGCGCAAACCTGACCGGAGCTTCCTTCATCGAGGCCAAACTGCAGAGCGCCTGGTTCGGCTGCATCTGGATGGAGCATCTCAACGACGACGAGCCGCCGCCCCACGACGCCGTCTGCGCCCGCCTGCCGTCGGCCAACTTCCAGAACGCGTCCCTTCAGGGCGCCGCATTCCAGCATACCCTAATGCAAGGCGCGCGCTTCCAGGCGGCGGACCTGCGCGGCGTCACTTTCGCGAAGGCCGATCTGAGTTCGGCTGACTTCTCGCTGGCTCGGGCGATAGGAACGCAATTTAGGGCCTCCGACCTGACCGCCGCCAACTTTGGTTACGCCAAACTTTGGGGCGCCGACCTGGCGGCGACCGTCCTGCGAGGCGCTTCGTTCAGTAACGTCGAGGCGCAAGGCGCCGATTTCAGCCTGGCGACCCTGGACGGCGCGGTTTTCCAATCCGCCAGACTCAACAAGGCGACCTTGCCTGACGACAACGGCGGCGCACTCTTCGTCGACGTCGATGCGACCTCGCAGATGACGCTGTCGCCCGGAGAGACGCCGGTGACCAGCGACCTGTTTCGCGCCCTCGAACCAGCCCAGAAGAGCGACCTCGCCAAGATCAAGGCCGCGGCGATCATCGGCGTCGAAAATCCCCCGGTCGCCGCTCACATTCAGCAGCGCTTGGACGCGCTGGCGCCGAGTTTTCCGCCGCAAAAGCCGTACAGGGGCTTCATCGTCGACAGTTCACACCTGCCGACAACGCCGGCCTTCGAGCGCGCGAAGATCCTCGATCGGCAGGCCGCGATCGTCCGCGAGGTGCTTTGCTCACCACGATCCAATCGCCACGTGGTCCGAGGCCTGATCAACAACCAGATGGTGTTGCGGCTGGTGGACAAGAACGGAATTTTGAAGGGTCCGCCCCTGACGAACCGCTCTTGTCCGGGCCTCGAGGGCTGGACCGCGCTCGATTTCAGACGCCTGTCCGGAATGCGGAGAGATCTGGCCGACCGCGCCGCGCTGGGCCTGAAGTAAGCGCCCCGCCCTACTTCGCCGGCTTGCTCGCCGACGGGCCTTCCATCTTCTTCGGATCGGTGTTGATCGGCGGCACGTTGAGCGGGCGGTGGGTCAGGGTCTCGATCGGATAGATCGTGCCGCACTTCATCCACTTGCCCGCCCAGGCGCCGCCGCGCGCGTCGCAACGCGCCTTCGGCCAGACCCAGAGGTAGTGATAGGCGAAGACGCCGACGCAGGCGGCCAGGAAGATGCCGAAGAAAGTCCACTGCAGGCGGGTGATGTTGCTCTTCATGAGCGCCTCATACTGGCCCGTCGCGAGGCTGGCCAGAGGCTAAAGCGCGCGGGGCTGCACCCGCGATATCGCCAGCTTGAGTGTGCAGCGCAGCAGACGCGCGGCGGGAACTGTCCTACGATCGTTTGACTGCCCCGGGCGATATTGCATTACGCTTACGTCAGGGGAAACTTGCAAACCTGCGTGGACGCGGTAATGCCCTCCCCGCAGGCAGGAAAAACTAGCCAGGAGGCGGCGTAGACCGATGAAGGTTCTGGTCCCGGTCAAACGGGTTATTGATTACAACGTGAAGGTCCGGGTGAAGCCCGATCAGACCGGCGTCGACCTGGCGAACGTCAAGATGTCGATGAATCCCTTCTGCGAGATCGCGGTCGAGGAAGCTGTCCGTCTGAAGGAAAAGGGCGTCGCCACCGAGGTGGTGATCGTCTCGATCGGCCCGGCCCAAGCCCAGGAAACCATCCGCACGGCGCTGGCCATGGGCGGCGACCGCGGCGTCCTGATCACCACCGACGCCGATCCCGAGCCCCTGGCCGTCGCCAAGCTGCTGGCGGCCGTGGTCGCCGAGGAAGCGCCCCAGCTGGTGCTGATGGGCAAGCAGGCCATCGACGGCGACAACAACGCCGTGGGCCAGATGCTGTCGGCCCTGCTGGGCTGGCCGCAAGCCACCTACGCCTCGGCCCTGGAAGTTTCGGGCTCGACCGCCAAGGTCACCCGCGAAGTGGACGGCGGCCTCCAGACCCTGGACGTCGACCTGCCCGCCGTGGTCACCGCCGACCTGCGCCTCAACGAGCCGCGCTACGCGTCGCTGCCCAACATCATGAAGGCCAAGAAGAAAGAGATCGCGCAGAAGACCGTCGCCGACTACGGCGTCGACGTCGCCCCGCGCCTCAAGGTCGTCAAGGTCGCCGAACCGGCCAAGCGCTCGGCCGGCGTCAAGGTTGAGACCGCCGCCGACCTCGTCTCCAAGCTCAAAACCGCGGGGGTGCTGTAATGGCCGTTCTCGTCGTCGCCGATAACGACAACGCGCACCTGCGCGATGGCACCCACAAGACCGTCACCGCCGCCCTGAAGCTGTCGGGCGACGTGGACATCCTGGTGCTGGGCAAGGGCGTCGCCGGCGTCGCCGCCGAAGCCGCCAAGATCGCCGGCGTCCGCAAGGTGCTGGTCTCCGAGAGCGACGCGCTGGGCCATGGCATCGCCGAGGCGCAAGCCGACGCGGTGCTGGCCGTGGCCGGCGCCTATGACGCCATCCTGGTTCCGGCCACCTCGGGCGGCAAGAACTTCGCCCCGCGCGTCGCCGCCAAGCTGGACGTCGCCCCGATCAGCGACATCGTCGAGGTCGTCTCGGCCGACACCTTCACGCGCCCGATCTATGCCGGCAACGCGCTGGAGACCGTCCAGACCTCGGACGCCAAGAAGGTGATCACCGTCCGTCCGACCGCCTTCCCGGCGGCGGGTGAAGGCGGCTCGGCCTCGGTGGAAACCGTCGGCGGCGCCGACGCGGCCAAGACCCGCTTCGTCAGCGAAGAGATGGTCAAGTCCGACCGTCCGGAACTGGCCGCGGCCAAGATCGTCGTCTCGGGTGGTCGCGCCATGGGCTCGGCCGAAGAGTTCCAGAAGGTGATCGAGCCCCTGGCCGACAAGCTGGGCGCCGCCGTCGGCGCCTCGCGCGCGGCGGTCGACGCGGGCTACGCCCCCAACGACTACCAGGTCGGCCAGACCGGCAAGGTCGTCGCCCCGGCGCTGTACATCGCCATCGGCATCTCGGGCGCCATCCAGCACCTGGCCGGCATGAAGGACTCCAAGATCATCGTCGCGATCAACAAGGACGCCGACGCCCCGATCTTCCAGATCGCCGACTACGGCCTGGTGGCCGACTACAAGTCCGCCGTGCCCGAACTGATGGACGCCCTGACGGCGGCCGGTAAGTAAGACTTTCGTCGCAAGGCGAAGACAGGAAAGGCCCGGGAGCGATCCCGGGCCTTTTTCTTTGGTTCCTCCCCGCTTCACGGGTGAGGAGCAGATTCCGCGCGATCGCGCCGCGCCCCAGCCTTGGCCTTGCGCCAGATTCGGCGCGCGACCCAGACGAAGCCGAGGGCCAGGGTCAGGGTTCCGAACAGGTTCACGCAAACCGCGTGGCCCATGTTCCAGCCCGTATAGTGGGTGACGACCCCGCCGATCCACCAGATCGCCCAGCACAGATAGAACGCCGGCTTCATCACGCCTCCAGGCAGCATGACGAGGAAAGCGCGGAGGCCGGCCAGGCTGTTCCATGGGTGACCGGCGCGGGCCCTCAGCGCGGGCTGTGGATCGGCACGCTGGCCGACCATACGGCGTCACCGTCCTTCAGCGGCGGGCCAACCTTGTCAGCGGTGGCGACAAGGAGCGAGACGACGGCGACGCCGGCGATCAGAAGCAGTTTCATCGAAGCACCTGTGAGCATGAGTGTCGGCCGCACCGGCCTTGCTCAGCTAATTTGGCTCGACGGGCCGCGATTTACGAACGATGGTATCTGCGCCGGCTTGTGAGCCAGACTAACGACCCCAATTGGTATCCATGCGCCTGCCGCCGTTCCTGACCCTGACCGCCCTGGAGGCCGCCGCCCGCCATCGCAGCTACAGCCGCGCGGCCCGCGAGCTGTTCGTCACCCACGGCGCGGTCAGCCAGCAGATCCGCAAGCTGGAGGACGAACTGGGGACCAAGCTGTTCGTGCGCCAGGGCAACGCCATGGTCCCCACCGCCACGGGCCAGCGCCTGGCCGACCAGGTCACGGCCGCCCTGGCCACCCTGCACGCCGGGGTCGACGACGCCCGGCTGGCGGCGCGCGGACCGCTGGTGATCAGCAGCAGCGCCGCCTTCGCCAGCCGCTGGCTGGTCACCCGCCTGGAGCGGCTGGCGCGCGAGACCGACGAGCCCGACCTGATCGTCCGCGCCGAGGACCGGGTGGCCGACCTGACCACCGACGGCGTCGACATCGCCCTGCGCTTCGGCTGCGGGGTCTGGCCCGGCGTCGAGGCCGCCACCCTGATGATCGAGCGGATCTTTCCGGTCTGCAGTCCCGACTTCCTGGTCCGCCACCCGATCCGCGAGGCCCGCGACCTGCTGGACGTTCCCCTGCTGCGCCATGTGGGCCTGCCATGGTCGATCTGGCTGACGGCCATGGGCGTGGACGAGGCCCCGCGCCAGCAGGGCCTGGGCTTCGAGGACACCGCTCTGATGCTGGACACCGCCGCCCACGGCGTGGGCGTGGCCCTGGCCCGCAGCGGCCTGGCCGAACGCGACCTGCGCGAAGGCCGCCTGGTCCGCCCCTTCGCCGGAGAAGTCAGCGTCGAGACCGGCAATCACTTCGTCTGGCGCGCCGACAGCCCCAAGCTGGCGCGGATCCTCAAACTGCGCGACTGGTTCCTGGCCGAGACGGCCGAGCTGCGGACCTAGCCGCCCACATCCTGACCTTACCTCCCGGAGATCTCATGCCCTTCGTCAGCCACCGCGGTCAGCGGATCCACTACACCGTCGAGGGTTCCGGCCCGCTGGTGGTGCTGCAGCACGGCCTGTTCATGGACGCGGCCAGTTGGAAGGCCAACGGGATCATCGACGCGCTGGCGGGTCGTCACCGGGTGGTCTGCGTCGACTCCCTGGGCCACGGGCTCAGCGACAAGCCGGCCGAGGCCCGGCTCTACGACCAGGACCAGCGGGCCGGCGACCTGGCGGCGGTGATCGACGCGCTGGGTGAGGATCGCGCGGCCGTGTTCGGCTATTCGATGGGCGCCTGGATGGCCGTGGGCCTGGCCAAGCACTATCCGCACAAGATCTCGTCGCTGATCGTCGGCGGCTGGGACCTGGTCAACGGCGTGCCCAAGACCCCCCAGGGGCCGCTGACCTTCGACCTCTTCATGGCCTTCGCCCGCGCCACCGCCCCGGCCCTGGTCGCCTGGGTGACACCGGAGATCGAACCGGCCATGCGCGCCTGTTTCGACACCCTCGCCCAACTGGACGGCGCGCCCGAGGCGGTGCTGAGCGGCGACTTCCCGGTGCTGCTGTGGG
The window above is part of the Caulobacter soli genome. Proteins encoded here:
- a CDS encoding alpha/beta fold hydrolase, with the protein product MPFVSHRGQRIHYTVEGSGPLVVLQHGLFMDAASWKANGIIDALAGRHRVVCVDSLGHGLSDKPAEARLYDQDQRAGDLAAVIDALGEDRAAVFGYSMGAWMAVGLAKHYPHKISSLIVGGWDLVNGVPKTPQGPLTFDLFMAFARATAPALVAWVTPEIEPAMRACFDTLAQLDGAPEAVLSGDFPVLLWDGAQDPYHAPMQAFAAANGLPFLSSEGGHVPAIETPGAETVAALAAFLDG